From Streptomyces durmitorensis, a single genomic window includes:
- a CDS encoding adenosylmethionine--8-amino-7-oxononanoate transaminase, translating into MPDLSVPELLDLDRRHVWHPYGPMPGRQEPLVVESASGVRLQLAGDGGELVDGMSSWWAAIHGYNHPVLNDAVRDQLDRMSHVMFGGLTHEPAVRLAKRLVDISPDGLEHVFLADSGSVSVEVAVKMCLQHWRSLGRPDKRRMLTWRGGYHGDTWQPMSVCDPQGGMHELWQGALPQQVFADAPPAGFEAYDDAYADHLREAIGRHADELAAVIVEPVVQGAGGMRFHSPAYLRVLREACDEHDVLLVFDEIATGFGRTGALFAADHAGVTPDVMCLGKALTGGYLTLAATLCTARVADGISRGEVPVLAHGPTFMGNPLATAVACASIELLLGQDWQTEVKRIETGLRGTLTEASALPGVRDVRVLGAIGVVQLDHDVDMAAATSAARREGVWVRPFRDLIYTMPPFITSDDDVARIGRAVCAAAKEG; encoded by the coding sequence ATGCCTGACCTCTCCGTGCCCGAACTGCTCGACCTGGACCGACGCCACGTGTGGCATCCGTACGGCCCCATGCCCGGCCGCCAGGAGCCCCTGGTCGTCGAGTCGGCGAGCGGCGTGCGGCTCCAGCTGGCGGGCGACGGGGGCGAGTTGGTCGACGGGATGTCGTCCTGGTGGGCGGCGATCCACGGCTACAACCACCCCGTGCTCAACGACGCGGTCCGCGATCAGCTGGACCGGATGAGCCATGTCATGTTCGGCGGGCTCACCCATGAGCCCGCCGTCCGGCTGGCGAAGCGCCTTGTCGACATATCGCCGGACGGCCTCGAGCATGTCTTCCTCGCGGACTCCGGTTCGGTGTCGGTCGAGGTCGCGGTCAAGATGTGCCTGCAGCACTGGCGCTCGCTCGGCCGACCGGACAAGCGGCGGATGCTGACCTGGCGGGGCGGCTACCACGGGGACACCTGGCAGCCCATGTCGGTGTGCGACCCCCAGGGCGGCATGCACGAGCTGTGGCAGGGCGCGCTGCCCCAGCAGGTGTTCGCGGACGCGCCGCCTGCGGGGTTCGAGGCGTACGACGACGCGTACGCCGATCACCTGCGTGAGGCGATCGGGCGCCACGCGGACGAGCTGGCCGCCGTGATCGTGGAGCCGGTGGTGCAGGGCGCGGGCGGTATGCGGTTCCACTCCCCCGCCTACCTGCGGGTGCTGAGGGAGGCCTGCGACGAGCACGACGTGCTGCTGGTGTTCGACGAGATCGCCACGGGGTTCGGCCGCACGGGCGCGCTGTTCGCCGCGGACCACGCAGGCGTCACGCCCGATGTGATGTGCCTGGGCAAGGCGCTGACCGGCGGCTATCTGACGCTGGCGGCGACGCTGTGCACGGCGCGGGTCGCGGACGGCATCTCGCGGGGCGAGGTGCCGGTCCTTGCCCACGGCCCGACGTTCATGGGCAACCCGCTCGCCACCGCGGTGGCCTGTGCCTCGATCGAGCTGCTGCTCGGGCAGGACTGGCAGACCGAGGTCAAGCGCATCGAGACGGGTCTGCGCGGCACGCTGACCGAGGCGTCCGCGCTGCCGGGCGTACGGGACGTACGCGTGCTCGGCGCGATCGGTGTCGTCCAGCTCGACCACGACGTGGACATGGCGGCGGCGACGAGCGCGGCGAGGCGCGAGGGGGTGTGGGTGCGGCCGTTCCGCGACCTCATCTACACGATGCCGCCGTTCATCACGAGCGACGACGACGTGGCACGGATCGGGCGCGCGGTGTGCGCGGCGGCGAAGGAGGGCTGA
- a CDS encoding 8-amino-7-oxononanoate synthase, whose product MASAPFDWIDEQASLRAQAGLVRTLRPRPADSGGLLDLASNDYLGLARHPEITGGAAAAARRWGGGATGSRLVTGSTELHAELERELAEFCGFEAALVLSSGYAANLAAVTALAPHGSLIVSDAGNHASLIDGCRLARGTTQVVPHADPEAVRKTLDSHAGPAVVVSDTVFSVDGDAASLIELSSACGEFGAGLIVDDAHGLGVLGDGGRGAPQAAGLAGTAHTVATVTLSKSFGSQGGAVLGPAKVIDHLINAARTFIFDTGLAPAAAGAALAALRLLVREPERAARARAVAAELHERLTAEGLSAVRPDAAVVSVRAPSPEAAVRWAADCRGAGLAVGCFRPPSVPDGISRLRLTARADLTGAQIADAVRVISRTAPR is encoded by the coding sequence ATGGCGAGCGCGCCGTTCGACTGGATCGACGAGCAGGCGAGCCTGCGCGCACAGGCCGGACTGGTCCGCACCCTGCGCCCCCGCCCCGCCGACTCCGGCGGCCTCCTCGACCTGGCGAGCAACGACTACCTGGGCCTGGCCAGACACCCCGAGATCACCGGGGGCGCCGCGGCCGCGGCCCGTCGCTGGGGCGGCGGGGCGACCGGATCACGCCTGGTGACGGGCTCCACGGAGCTGCACGCGGAACTGGAGCGGGAGCTCGCCGAGTTCTGCGGCTTCGAGGCCGCCCTGGTCCTCTCCTCCGGATACGCCGCGAACCTCGCCGCCGTCACCGCCCTCGCCCCGCACGGCTCGCTCATCGTCTCGGACGCGGGCAACCACGCCTCGCTGATCGACGGCTGCCGCCTCGCGCGCGGGACGACGCAGGTGGTGCCGCACGCCGATCCCGAAGCGGTGCGCAAGACGCTGGACTCCCACGCGGGTCCCGCGGTCGTCGTGTCGGACACGGTCTTCTCGGTCGACGGCGACGCGGCTTCACTCATCGAACTGTCTTCCGCTTGTGGCGAGTTCGGCGCCGGGCTCATCGTCGACGACGCCCATGGACTCGGCGTGCTCGGCGACGGCGGACGGGGCGCACCGCAGGCGGCCGGGCTCGCGGGCACCGCCCACACGGTGGCCACGGTCACCCTGTCGAAGTCGTTCGGCAGCCAGGGCGGCGCGGTCCTCGGCCCCGCCAAGGTCATCGACCACCTGATCAACGCGGCCCGCACCTTCATCTTCGACACCGGGCTCGCCCCCGCCGCCGCGGGTGCGGCACTGGCCGCCCTGCGGCTGCTCGTGCGGGAGCCGGAGCGCGCCGCCCGGGCCCGCGCGGTCGCGGCCGAGCTGCATGAGCGCCTCACGGCGGAAGGTCTCTCGGCGGTACGTCCCGACGCCGCCGTCGTCTCCGTGCGCGCACCGTCACCGGAAGCGGCCGTGCGGTGGGCCGCCGACTGCCGGGGCGCCGGTCTCGCCGTCGGCTGCTTCCGTCCGCCGTCGGTGCCCGACGGCATCTCGCGGCTGCGGCTGACCGCACGTGCGGATCTCACCGGCGCGCAGATTGCCGATGCCGTACGAGTGATCAGCCGCACCGCACCCCGGTAG
- a CDS encoding LysR family transcriptional regulator, with product MYDPTRLAALVAVSEAGSITRAAERLGYTVPALSQQLAKLEREAGTALLVRHHRGARLTGAGELLLARARRVLDEMEQARHELAQLAGLSGGRLRVGTFTTAGIHLVPPALTAFRRAHPDVDLTVRGYEPPLGVAAVAAGHVDLALTHTYEPADPVALPASVTAEPILVEELVLVTSPGHALASASSRLPLTELAGQPLISMAPTHPPRQGVESALFRAGATPAVLVETPGYALVCALVSAGLGVAVVPEMVARTAATPVGVRPLEPGDLRRTISVVHRTDESHPAADTFRALLRGAFGRSPG from the coding sequence ATGTACGACCCGACGCGGCTCGCCGCACTGGTGGCGGTCTCCGAGGCCGGGTCGATCACTCGCGCGGCCGAGCGCCTCGGATACACCGTGCCCGCCCTCTCCCAGCAGCTGGCCAAGCTCGAACGGGAGGCGGGCACCGCGCTCCTGGTCCGGCACCACCGCGGGGCGCGGCTGACCGGCGCGGGCGAGCTGCTGCTCGCGCGGGCGCGCCGGGTCCTTGACGAGATGGAGCAGGCCCGGCACGAACTGGCCCAGCTGGCGGGCCTGTCCGGCGGCAGGCTGCGCGTGGGGACCTTCACCACCGCCGGGATCCATCTGGTGCCGCCCGCGCTGACCGCGTTCCGCCGCGCCCATCCGGACGTCGATCTGACGGTACGGGGCTATGAACCGCCGCTCGGTGTCGCGGCCGTGGCGGCGGGCCATGTCGACCTGGCGCTCACGCACACGTACGAGCCCGCGGATCCGGTGGCGCTGCCCGCGTCCGTGACCGCGGAGCCGATCCTGGTCGAGGAGCTGGTCCTGGTGACCTCGCCCGGCCACGCGCTGGCGAGCGCGTCGTCGCGGCTGCCCCTGACCGAACTCGCCGGACAGCCGCTGATCAGCATGGCGCCGACGCATCCGCCACGCCAGGGCGTGGAGTCCGCGCTCTTCCGGGCCGGGGCGACACCTGCGGTCCTGGTCGAGACTCCGGGATACGCGCTGGTGTGCGCGCTGGTCAGCGCCGGGCTCGGCGTCGCCGTCGTACCGGAGATGGTGGCGAGGACGGCGGCCACCCCGGTGGGGGTCAGGCCCCTGGAGCCGGGGGATCTGCGCCGCACGATCTCGGTCGTCCACCGCACCGACGAGTCGCACCCCGCGGCGGACACCTTCAGGGCCCTGCTCCGTGGCGCCTTCGGACGCTCACCGGGGTGA
- a CDS encoding DUF6328 family protein: MSENNGSRSSGESSDARNETTLERADRNFSEILQELRVTQAGVQILFAFLLTLAFTERFPSLDTVQRTTYVTTLLLAVLSAALFTAPAAVHRSLFGQHSKPRIVRVSSRLAGIGMAVLVFALAGSVLLVVDVAVGRTGGIIASAGTLVVCAGLWGLLPVLLRGAGKGRDPESDTGASDDVRPSGPR, translated from the coding sequence ATGTCCGAAAACAACGGTTCCCGCTCCTCGGGCGAGTCCTCCGACGCCCGCAACGAGACGACACTCGAACGCGCCGACCGCAATTTCTCCGAGATCCTCCAGGAACTGCGCGTCACACAGGCCGGCGTGCAGATCCTCTTCGCGTTCCTGCTGACGCTCGCCTTCACCGAGCGCTTTCCCTCGCTCGACACGGTGCAGCGCACCACGTACGTGACCACGCTGCTGCTCGCGGTCCTGTCCGCCGCGCTGTTCACGGCGCCGGCCGCCGTGCACAGGTCGCTGTTCGGGCAGCACTCCAAGCCGCGGATCGTGCGGGTCTCGTCCCGTCTCGCCGGCATCGGCATGGCGGTCCTGGTGTTCGCGCTCGCCGGTTCCGTGCTCCTGGTCGTGGACGTGGCCGTGGGCCGCACCGGCGGGATCATCGCGAGCGCGGGCACGCTGGTGGTGTGCGCGGGCCTGTGGGGCCTGCTGCCCGTTCTGCTGCGCGGCGCGGGCAAGGGCCGGGACCCGGAATCGGACACCGGCGCGTCGGACGACGTCAGGCCATCAGGGCCTCGGTGA
- a CDS encoding ATP-binding protein has protein sequence MADLQEASVTLPSAPASVSAARKFVSNILGEWGLPGDTEVADTVRLIVSELATNAVQHTRGESPTFTVDIELDREEQLRIGVTDSHPRYPKRLPAAVQQDNGRGLVIIRWLTMECGGRLSVTPTPEGGKTVWIALPWTAPVRGGTAASSPSPR, from the coding sequence ATGGCAGACCTTCAGGAAGCATCCGTCACCCTGCCGAGCGCTCCTGCCTCGGTCTCCGCGGCCCGGAAGTTCGTCTCGAACATCCTCGGCGAGTGGGGCCTGCCAGGTGATACCGAAGTGGCCGACACGGTCCGGCTCATCGTCTCCGAACTCGCCACGAACGCCGTCCAGCACACCCGGGGCGAGTCACCCACCTTCACGGTGGACATCGAGCTGGACCGGGAGGAGCAGCTGCGCATCGGCGTCACCGACAGCCACCCCCGCTACCCCAAGCGGCTGCCCGCAGCCGTCCAGCAGGACAACGGCCGAGGCCTGGTGATCATCCGCTGGCTGACCATGGAGTGTGGCGGCAGGCTCTCGGTCACGCCCACCCCCGAGGGCGGCAAGACGGTCTGGATCGCGCTGCCGTGGACCGCGCCGGTCCGCGGCGGGACAGCGGCCTCCTCGCCCTCACCCCGGTGA
- a CDS encoding amidase yields MPEAAELVRLTARELAARIRTRELSAREVVQAHLNRIEQVNGAVNAVVTLTAERALDEARTADEETARGAPLGPLHGLPVAHKDTHDTRGIRTTYGTPLLADNVPDRDELIVERIRAAGAITIGKTNVPEFAAGSHTFNPVFGATRNPYDLRRSAGGSSGGAAAALACGMHPLADGSDMGGSLRNPASFCNVVGLRPSPGRVPSWPDTAPWSTMAVQGPMARTVADAALLLSVVAGPDPRSPIALETPGSAFGGSLARDLTGLRIAWSPDLGGAVPVDREVTDVLAPAVAVLADLGCAVEEACPDLSGADEVFRTFRAWQFHLGLGALLETDGDRMKPSLVRNVRQGSALTGIDLERATVLHAELFHRVREFFERYDALVLPTSQVVPFPVELEYPAEVDGVAMADYLDWMRSAYLVSATGSPALSVPAGFTPDGLPVGLQIVGPHRGDLRVLQIGHAFEQATRHGERGPERRVTRADGRVLGRHESSGAS; encoded by the coding sequence GTGCCCGAAGCCGCCGAGCTCGTCCGGCTCACCGCCCGCGAACTCGCCGCCAGGATCCGCACCCGCGAGCTGTCCGCACGCGAGGTCGTCCAGGCGCACCTGAACCGGATCGAGCAGGTCAACGGCGCCGTGAACGCCGTGGTGACCCTGACGGCCGAGCGCGCGCTCGACGAGGCGCGCACCGCCGACGAGGAAACCGCGCGCGGCGCGCCGCTCGGCCCGCTGCACGGCCTGCCCGTCGCCCACAAGGACACCCACGACACCCGCGGCATCCGGACCACCTACGGCACACCGCTCCTCGCCGACAACGTCCCGGACCGCGACGAGCTGATCGTCGAGCGCATCCGCGCCGCCGGGGCGATCACCATCGGCAAGACCAACGTGCCCGAGTTCGCGGCCGGTTCACACACCTTCAACCCGGTCTTCGGGGCCACTCGCAACCCGTACGACCTCCGGCGGTCGGCGGGCGGCAGCAGCGGGGGAGCGGCGGCCGCGCTCGCGTGCGGCATGCACCCCCTGGCCGACGGCAGCGACATGGGCGGTTCGCTGCGCAACCCCGCGTCGTTCTGCAACGTGGTGGGCCTGCGCCCCTCGCCGGGCCGCGTGCCGAGCTGGCCGGACACCGCACCGTGGTCGACGATGGCCGTGCAGGGCCCGATGGCGCGCACGGTCGCCGACGCGGCGCTGCTCCTCTCCGTCGTCGCCGGACCCGACCCGCGCTCGCCGATCGCCCTGGAGACGCCGGGGAGCGCGTTCGGCGGGTCACTGGCACGGGATCTGACGGGTCTTCGGATCGCCTGGTCGCCGGACCTGGGCGGAGCGGTGCCGGTCGACCGCGAGGTCACCGACGTGCTCGCGCCCGCCGTCGCCGTCCTCGCCGACCTGGGGTGCGCGGTCGAGGAGGCGTGCCCCGATCTGTCCGGCGCCGACGAGGTGTTCAGGACCTTCCGCGCCTGGCAGTTCCACCTGGGGCTCGGGGCGCTCCTGGAGACCGACGGCGACCGGATGAAGCCCAGCCTGGTCCGCAACGTACGGCAGGGGAGCGCGCTCACCGGCATCGACCTGGAGCGGGCCACCGTGCTGCACGCCGAACTGTTCCACCGGGTGCGGGAGTTCTTCGAGCGGTATGACGCCCTGGTCCTGCCGACCAGCCAAGTCGTGCCGTTCCCCGTCGAGTTGGAGTATCCGGCCGAGGTCGACGGGGTGGCGATGGCGGACTATCTGGACTGGATGCGCTCGGCGTACCTGGTGTCCGCGACCGGCAGTCCGGCGCTGTCCGTGCCCGCCGGATTCACCCCGGACGGACTGCCGGTGGGGCTCCAGATCGTCGGACCGCACCGCGGCGATCTACGGGTCCTGCAGATCGGTCACGCCTTTGAACAAGCCACTCGGCACGGCGAGCGCGGGCCGGAGCGCCGCGTTACGCGCGCCGACGGCCGGGTACTCGGGCGCCATGAATCGTCTGGAGCATCTTGA
- a CDS encoding LysE family translocator, with translation MDAQLVAFTGVAAGMVAMPGADFAVVVRNSLASRRAGVTCAIGVAGGLLVHTALAVAGVAAVLTAVPTLFRALQVLGGAYVLYLGYRALRSAARPLASFGVPDGAEQPAAGGSLRQGFFTNALNPKAPITFLSVLPQFVPAGSPAMPRTLLLASIIVALALVWFPVVALLVDRLGRRLRRPRTARAIEGGTGVALSVLGLVLLTEALMA, from the coding sequence ATGGACGCTCAACTGGTCGCCTTCACCGGCGTCGCCGCGGGCATGGTCGCCATGCCGGGCGCCGACTTCGCCGTCGTGGTGCGCAACTCCCTCGCCTCCCGCCGCGCCGGGGTCACCTGCGCGATCGGTGTCGCGGGCGGGCTCCTGGTGCACACGGCGCTCGCGGTGGCCGGGGTCGCCGCGGTCCTCACGGCGGTTCCCACGCTGTTCCGGGCGCTCCAGGTCCTCGGCGGTGCCTATGTGCTGTACCTCGGGTATCGCGCGCTGCGGTCGGCGGCGCGGCCCCTGGCGAGTTTCGGGGTGCCGGACGGCGCGGAACAGCCGGCGGCCGGGGGCAGCCTGCGGCAGGGCTTTTTCACCAACGCCCTCAACCCCAAGGCGCCCATCACCTTCCTCAGCGTCCTTCCCCAGTTCGTGCCCGCGGGCAGCCCCGCGATGCCGAGGACACTGCTGCTCGCGTCGATCATCGTGGCGCTTGCCCTGGTGTGGTTCCCGGTCGTCGCGCTCCTGGTGGACCGTCTTGGCCGCCGGCTGCGCAGGCCGCGTACGGCCCGCGCGATCGAGGGCGGCACGGGCGTCGCGCTGAGCGTCCTCGGCCTGGTGCTCCTCACCGAGGCCCTGATGGCCTGA
- the bioB gene encoding biotin synthase BioB — MDLLNTLVDKGLRRELPTREEALAVLATSDDELLDVVSAAGKVRRQWFGRRVKLNYLVNLKSGLCPEDCSYCSQRLGSTAGILKYTWLKPDEASQAAAAGVAGGAKRVCLVASGRGPTDRDVDRVSQTIEAIKDQNEGVEVCACLGLLSAGQADKLRTAGADAYNHNLNTSEGTYGEITTTHTYADRVDTVQQAQAAGLSACSGLIAGMGETDDDLVDVVYALRDLDPDSVPVNFLIPFEGTPLAKEWNLTPQRCLRILAMVRFVCPDVEVRIAGGREVHLRSMQPLALHLANSIFLGDYLTSEGQAGKTDLDMIADAGFEVEGTDTVTLPEHRADALAAAGCGSHGDGGGGCGPCGSSEPAEPAEPAEQSAVPEQSASSDASESSEARTDLVAVRRRGAGTDLAPNA, encoded by the coding sequence ATGGATCTGCTGAACACGCTGGTGGACAAGGGGCTTCGGCGCGAGCTGCCGACCCGCGAAGAAGCGCTGGCCGTGCTGGCCACCTCCGACGACGAGCTTCTCGACGTGGTTTCCGCCGCCGGGAAGGTACGGCGGCAGTGGTTCGGGCGGCGGGTGAAACTCAACTATCTGGTCAATCTGAAGTCGGGCCTCTGCCCGGAGGACTGCTCGTACTGTTCGCAGCGTCTTGGCTCGACGGCCGGCATCCTCAAGTACACCTGGCTGAAGCCCGACGAGGCGTCGCAGGCCGCGGCGGCCGGGGTGGCGGGCGGTGCCAAGCGGGTCTGCCTGGTCGCGAGCGGCCGCGGTCCGACCGACCGCGACGTCGACCGCGTGTCGCAGACCATCGAGGCGATCAAGGACCAGAACGAAGGCGTCGAGGTGTGCGCGTGCCTCGGGCTGCTCTCCGCGGGCCAGGCGGACAAACTGCGCACGGCGGGCGCGGACGCGTACAACCACAATCTCAATACGTCCGAGGGGACGTACGGCGAGATCACCACCACCCACACGTACGCCGATCGCGTGGACACCGTGCAGCAGGCGCAGGCCGCGGGCCTCTCCGCCTGTTCCGGTCTGATCGCGGGCATGGGCGAGACGGATGACGACCTGGTGGACGTGGTCTACGCACTGCGCGACCTCGACCCCGACTCGGTGCCGGTCAACTTCCTGATCCCCTTCGAGGGCACCCCGCTGGCCAAGGAGTGGAACCTCACCCCGCAGCGCTGCCTGCGCATCCTCGCGATGGTCCGCTTCGTCTGCCCCGACGTGGAGGTGCGCATCGCGGGCGGCCGCGAGGTGCATCTGCGCTCGATGCAGCCCCTGGCGCTGCACCTGGCCAACTCCATCTTCCTGGGCGACTACCTGACCAGTGAGGGCCAGGCCGGCAAGACCGACCTGGACATGATCGCCGACGCCGGTTTCGAGGTCGAGGGCACGGACACGGTGACGCTGCCGGAGCACCGCGCGGACGCGCTCGCGGCGGCGGGGTGCGGATCGCACGGGGACGGCGGGGGCGGCTGCGGGCCCTGCGGCTCGTCCGAACCGGCTGAACCGGCTGAACCGGCCGAGCAGTCCGCCGTGCCCGAGCAGTCCGCGTCGTCGGATGCCTCGGAGTCCTCGGAGGCGCGCACGGACCTGGTGGCGGTACGCCGCCGGGGCGCGGGAACGGACCTGGCGCCCAATGCCTGA
- a CDS encoding ATP-dependent Clp protease proteolytic subunit, with translation MNRPFARHVLPEFTERTSAGQRTLDPYAKLLEERIVFLGTPIDDTSANDVMAQFMHLEHAAPDRDIALYINSPGGSFSAMTAIYDTIQFVTCDVETTCLGQAASAAAVLLAAGTPGKRCALPGARVLIHQPSITEPIHGQATDLAIQADELLRTRAALERLLVHHTGQSPERIAADIERDKILSAPEAVDYGLVDRIIASRKSSLRAPDAR, from the coding sequence ATGAACCGACCCTTCGCCCGCCATGTCCTGCCCGAGTTCACCGAGCGCACCAGCGCGGGGCAGCGGACCCTCGATCCGTACGCGAAGCTGCTGGAGGAGCGCATCGTCTTCCTGGGCACCCCGATCGACGACACCTCGGCCAACGACGTGATGGCGCAGTTCATGCACCTCGAACACGCGGCACCGGACCGCGACATCGCGCTCTACATCAACTCCCCCGGCGGCTCCTTCAGTGCCATGACGGCGATCTACGACACGATCCAGTTCGTCACCTGCGACGTGGAGACGACCTGCCTCGGCCAGGCGGCGTCGGCGGCAGCCGTCCTCCTTGCCGCGGGCACCCCCGGCAAGCGGTGCGCGCTGCCCGGCGCCCGCGTGCTGATCCACCAGCCCTCGATCACCGAGCCGATCCACGGCCAGGCAACCGACTTGGCGATCCAGGCCGACGAACTCCTGCGCACCCGTGCCGCACTGGAGAGGCTGCTGGTCCACCACACGGGCCAGAGCCCGGAGCGCATCGCGGCCGACATCGAGCGGGACAAGATCCTCAGCGCCCCCGAGGCCGTCGACTACGGCCTGGTGGACCGGATCATCGCGAGCCGTAAGTCGTCCCTCCGCGCCCCGGACGCGCGGTGA
- a CDS encoding helix-turn-helix domain-containing protein, with protein sequence MRYGPAVRRRKLGAELRALRTHAGLTSGQAADRVGWHQSKVSRIETGRSSVKAADVRLLLEAYEVRDPRLRQLLVALAGSDDDGGRRHWWHAYRELLPPAYRDFISLESQACRMRTLETTVVPGLLQTPDYARAVTRAALDGLPEEQVDTLVEVRLARQDVLRAAPPLRLSVILDEAVLHRPVGGNHVLAGQLKRLLEAAQLPHVRLQVLPFAAGEHVGLIGSFVIFSFPNIADLDVVVLDHLTSSLYLERREDLQAYTDAFNSLQGKALSPEESTDHIAGIGDGA encoded by the coding sequence ATGCGGTACGGTCCCGCGGTGCGCCGAAGGAAACTCGGCGCCGAACTGCGTGCACTGCGCACGCACGCCGGGCTCACCAGTGGCCAGGCGGCGGACCGGGTCGGCTGGCATCAGTCGAAGGTGAGCCGGATCGAGACGGGGCGTAGCAGCGTCAAGGCGGCCGACGTACGCCTGCTGCTCGAGGCGTACGAGGTGCGGGACCCCCGACTGCGCCAGTTGCTGGTGGCGCTGGCGGGCTCGGACGACGACGGCGGACGCCGCCACTGGTGGCACGCCTACCGCGAGCTGCTGCCGCCCGCCTACCGCGACTTCATCAGCCTGGAGTCACAGGCCTGTCGGATGCGCACCCTGGAGACCACCGTCGTGCCCGGCCTGCTGCAGACGCCGGACTACGCGCGTGCGGTGACGCGGGCCGCCCTTGACGGACTGCCGGAGGAACAGGTGGACACGCTGGTCGAGGTGCGTCTGGCGCGTCAGGACGTGCTGCGCGCGGCTCCGCCGCTGCGACTGAGCGTGATCCTGGACGAGGCGGTGCTGCACCGGCCGGTGGGCGGGAATCATGTGCTCGCGGGTCAGTTGAAACGGTTACTGGAAGCCGCACAGTTGCCCCATGTACGACTTCAGGTGTTGCCGTTCGCCGCCGGAGAGCACGTGGGCCTCATCGGATCTTTCGTTATCTTCTCCTTTCCGAACATTGCTGATCTGGATGTGGTTGTTCTAGACCACTTGACGAGTAGCCTCTACCTCGAACGGAGAGAAGACCTCCAGGCATACACGGATGCCTTCAACTCCCTTCAAGGAAAAGCACTTTCACCCGAGGAATCAACGGATCACATCGCCGGGATAGGTGACGGCGCGTAA
- a CDS encoding C40 family peptidase has protein sequence MTALNHVPSLLTRAGSVSALTLAVVGGTLVAPGLTSEAEAATHGTKALKIAASKKGSPYGYGAAGPNRFDCSGLTLYSFKRTGKKLPRTAAQQYNKTRHVSASKRSRGDLVFFHSGRSVYHVGIYAGKGKIWHAPKRGTVVRLEKIWTKSVSYGRVR, from the coding sequence ATGACCGCGCTGAATCATGTTCCGTCGCTGCTCACCAGGGCCGGTTCCGTATCGGCCCTCACGCTCGCCGTCGTAGGCGGCACCCTCGTGGCCCCAGGGCTCACGTCGGAAGCCGAGGCCGCGACACACGGGACCAAAGCGCTCAAGATCGCTGCCTCCAAGAAGGGCTCTCCGTACGGATACGGGGCCGCGGGGCCGAACCGGTTCGACTGCTCGGGCCTGACGCTCTACTCGTTCAAGCGCACGGGCAAGAAGCTGCCGCGCACCGCCGCGCAGCAGTACAACAAGACCCGCCACGTCTCGGCGTCGAAGCGCTCCCGCGGCGACCTGGTCTTCTTCCACTCCGGGCGGAGCGTCTACCACGTCGGCATCTACGCCGGGAAGGGCAAGATCTGGCACGCGCCCAAGAGGGGGACCGTCGTGCGCCTCGAGAAGATCTGGACGAAGAGCGTCTCGTACGGCCGGGTGCGCTGA
- a CDS encoding phage holin family protein — protein MNRLEHLDHLEKSLVDELTLAAREAVRDELREQTRKQRRTAALYAGAGAFGLYAGAALALAFGLALALGLPDWAAALITAVVLAGVAYFLREAARPAKGRPSTDGPAVVGPAADTKGTPSVPPPPVSPPTVEAADPGVDAMDPSVDPEMPHRWGR, from the coding sequence ATGAATCGTCTGGAGCATCTTGACCATCTGGAGAAGAGCCTCGTCGATGAACTGACGCTTGCCGCCCGCGAGGCCGTGCGCGACGAACTGCGGGAGCAGACGCGGAAACAGCGCCGCACGGCCGCGCTGTACGCGGGTGCGGGCGCCTTCGGTCTCTACGCGGGTGCCGCGCTGGCGCTCGCCTTCGGCCTGGCGCTCGCGCTGGGGCTGCCCGACTGGGCGGCCGCGTTGATCACCGCGGTGGTCCTGGCCGGCGTGGCCTATTTCCTGCGTGAGGCCGCCCGTCCGGCAAAGGGCCGGCCCTCCACGGACGGCCCAGCCGTGGTCGGCCCTGCCGCGGACACCAAGGGCACCCCGTCCGTGCCCCCGCCGCCCGTGTCGCCGCCGACCGTGGAAGCGGCCGATCCGGGTGTGGACGCGATGGATCCGAGCGTGGATCCCGAGATGCCGCACCGTTGGGGCCGGTGA
- a CDS encoding DUF397 domain-containing protein, translating into MTALPRHVPSSTSLHGARWYRSSRSNGMNNCVETASLASGPKQGLLAVRDSKNTAGPALLFSPATWEAFVHGLR; encoded by the coding sequence ATGACTGCACTGCCTCGGCACGTACCCTCAAGCACTTCTCTGCACGGCGCACGGTGGTATCGCAGCAGCCGCAGCAACGGCATGAACAACTGCGTGGAGACAGCCTCGCTCGCTTCAGGGCCGAAGCAGGGGCTTCTCGCCGTGCGCGATTCGAAGAACACGGCAGGGCCCGCCCTGCTCTTCTCACCCGCCACATGGGAGGCCTTCGTCCACGGCCTCCGGTGA